Part of the Halarsenatibacter silvermanii genome is shown below.
CTATATTTGTGTTGATATCCACTGTAAAATCCCTAACTTTTCTGGCTTTACCTGAATAGATTTTATTATAAAATGAATCCTCAATAATTTCTCTAAGTACCAGACTTTTTTCAGAAATATATCTTTCTATAATATTAAGAAACTTTAATTCTTCTTTTTGTAATATTTTATTTTTCATTCTAATGATATTATTAGCTCTTCTCTTTAATAAATCTTTTTTCCGCTGAGATATTTTCGCTATTAATGGAATTTCACTAATAAATTCTTTAAACCCTCTAGAAGCCCTACTACCTAAATTTGAGGAGTTTCTTTTGTAATAAAAATTTATTAGTTTTGAATTCAATATTGCCAGCAAATATTTTTTTCCAGAGTCTAAAAAATAAACAGTATTATTAAAATAAATATTTTCATTATCATAAGCAAAAGCTAATCTTTCTGAGATATCCTTGTAAATTATTTTGGGAGTCAAAAATTTATCATAATAATCACATTCTCTCAATTCCCACCAATAATCCCCTTGATCATCTCTCTCAAATAAGCCCTTCCCTTTACATTTAATTTCTCCATTTCTTATTTTATTTCCAATTTCACTGAGATAATTATAAATAGCAGGGAGTTCATTTCTAAAATATTTTTCAGCTGAAACTTCTCCCCTGCTTTTATCAGTCCAACCACTCTTTATCAAAATTATCCATTCATCATTAAACTGATAATTATATCTAAATATATTTCTACCCCTTATATGCTTTTTTATGAATTTCTTGGAATTTGAATCTTCTTTAATTAATTTTTTTCTTGTTTGAGAATCTATTAAGAAGGCTTTATTTAAACCAGTTAAAATGCCTCGATAAATATTTATA
Proteins encoded:
- a CDS encoding TaqI-like C-terminal specificity domain-containing protein: MKFKIKIYNDYSKENIFPDVTVDPGIIVVRKCKFDGENIISYNDEKKVPQVALDEKSWSFLTKKEYELINKIEKAGVKLKDWDINIYRGILTGLNKAFLIDSQTRKKLIKEDSNSKKFIKKHIRGRNIFRYNYQFNDEWIILIKSGWTDKSRGEVSAEKYFRNELPAIYNYLSEIGNKIRNGEIKCKGKGLFERDDQGDYWWELRECDYYDKFLTPKIIYKDISERLAFAYDNENIYFNNTVYFLDSGKKYLLAILNSKLINFYYKRNSSNLGSRASRGFKEFISEIPLIAKISQRKKDLLKRRANNIIRMKNKILQKEELKFLNIIERYISEKSLVLREIIEDSFYNKIYSGKARKVRDFTVDINTNIVTLYSDKSSSGKYELLKFEEDNKNKRHYLKYFLENLTEEKLEEINETHSGNLLKRVLQIEIPDYDKDHVVRKVVNEWESLQKEIEELEKEIEKTDDEIDQMVYDLYELTDKEIKVIEQ